The genomic stretch ttttaatttttactcaaAAGTCAGAGCCTGGAACATATATTCAAATAGATTCCAAAATCCAgtgtagggggcacctgggtggcacagtcagttaagcatccagatcttgattttggctcaggtcatgatctcaaggtcatgagatcaagccccaccatgGGCGCTACTgttagtgtggagcctgcttcacactctctctctctttccctctgctcctcaccccctcaaataaataaataaatcttctaaaaattcagtgtaggtgcgcctgggtggctggttaaagcctctgccttcagcttaggtcatgatcccagggtcctggtatcgagccccgcatcgggctctctgctcagcaaagagcctgcttaccccccacccgcccctgcctgcctgcctctctgcctacttgtgatctctgtctgtcaaataaataaaatctttttttaaaaaaatcagtgtaaaTGTCAGccttaaaagatatattttggaTTTGTGCTGTGGTCAGAATTGGGGAACCAGCAATGCCACACTGAGGCAGGCAGCTTAAGAGCTAAGGGAGCAAGAAAGATGGTATCAAGGGTGGGCCATGGTGTGGGTATTGATTTAGCATATGCCCACAACAAACACCATCAGGTTTCCTGCAGGTTAAGATTTGTTTGTTAGAGAACACAAATTATTaggaaaacactaaaaatagTGCCAAGAAAGCTAACAAGGATTTTAGCTTAAAATAGGCTTGTAAGATAAAATGCCCAGATTAAGCATTGCATGGAATACATACTAAAAATGATTTGTCAGTTatctaaaacattaaaattaagtgCTATTCTACATTATTTTTTAGATCTGGCAACcctcatcttaatttttttgaaagcattttatttttttttaaagattttatttatttatcagagagagcgagagaggaagagagagcaagcacaggcagacagaatggcaggcagaggcagagggagaagaagcaggctccctgctgagcaaggagcccgatgtgggactcgatcccaggacgctgggatcatgacctgagccgaaggcagctgcttaaccaactgagccacccaggcgtccctgaaagcattttaaaagtgCAAGAACTGTGAATATCTGCAGCAAAAAGCTCTGAAGCCTAATAAACACAAGTCCAAAAAAACAAGTCTGAATGGATTCTGGATGACAGTTTgtgaaatctgtttttaaaaaaggaagttcaAACCAACTTTCCCCAAAAGGGAGACTATTGTTCATTGCTGATAAAGATGAATACTACAGAATAGACCGTTTTTGATACTATCGCTGAAAttagtttaaagaaaaagaaaacaccaagtcTTTAAACTTCACAGTTTGAGTGAAGTACTCTTTACCAGGTGTAAAAAAGCTAACCTAGAGATTGAAGATAGCCTGGTGCCAAAATTCCATCAAActcaaaactcattttttaagtgGAATTAGTGGCTTTTGCTAGAAATAACAATGAACAATGTCAGAAACCTGTGACCTTGATGAACCACGTAACTTTTTACAACTTGCTCACATTTATGGCTAATTCTTTAGGAGTTAAGTTAAACCTTCCTTGTTTGCTTACATTAAGTTCCTCATCTTTTGAGAAAAATGACGCTTTACAAATCTCTgaagtctaaaatattttattatagctGTATAAAATATTGGTTGAAgataattgatttttcttttactttatgtcACTAaaaatttagtttgttttttttttaaagatatactttTTGACATGTACTTTATTATAGGCAGTGAGGTCACTCAAGGAGACAATCGAAGACTGTTGGGACCAGGATGCGGAGGCTCGGCTTACTGCACAGTGTGCTGAGGAGCGAATGGCTGAACTTATGATGATATGGGAAAGAAACAAATCTGTGAGCCCAACAGTCAATCCCATGTCTACTGCTATGCAGAATGAGCGGTAAGATCTTGGAGGGGTTTGACATTCATCAGCCAGTATTGAAAACTGAGAATAAACAGAGATTAGGGAAGAAATACTATTAAGCCAGTCTAAAAAGACAATGATTAATTCATACAATCTAACATTGTGGTATTTTTCTCAATATGCCCATTTTTTGCTAGAGATTTTTGTTTGGCATAAGTGCAGGATGGAATTTGTGATATTTTAATATCTCAAGATATAGTTAAAAGAGGTTAGTCTTTATTAATGCTCCTACTTCCCTAAAATAATAAAGGCAAAACATCCTCATGGTTCCAAAAGTTTATAAGCACTTCTGCATATATTGTCTCATTTATCATTTGTTgccattatttctttctcttactttttatttatttatttatttttagggagaaTAGAACTATGAAATTGGCTATTTAACCACTGTTTCACTAGAGACCAAGATTTCAGTCTTCCTATCCAATGTTCTTTTGTTTATAGAATATCCTACTACTACTAAACATGAAAGCAATTCGTTAGGTTTTTCTATCCCATCATAAATATTACTTTATGAGACATTTCTTTGTTAAATTATGATCTTTCTAAATAAaagggcttttttaaaaattcctttaaaaaattgcaaCTTTCAGATAATGGTAACCTATGTTTCTTTCTTGCATGCTTGGGGGAatgttttcccccaaatttgtcattttatttaatacatgTTAAAATTTTTCCGAAAAGCACCCAGGAAAGAGTTACCAGAGAAAATTGAGATAAAACCATACTTgattattgaattatttttttgctattttctattctaatttttaagaGCAATTTGTGTTATAAACTATAGACCAAAATTGGGTTTACACTGCTTGTGTTTGGACTGAATTAGCTTCAGCATGTGAACCCTTATCCCTGATATTTCAGCAAGTCAAGGAAGGTAAAGACTAGCAATCCTAAATTCAAATTTTTGTACTTTGTGCCACTTGAGGATAGTCTTCTGCTTCTGTCTCCCCTGATCTCTGTATTTTCTGTGTGCTCTAGCATGTtatttgtacctctctcaggcgTAAGTTACTTTTCACTCTAAgtacttttaaactttttctaaATGGTAAGAAATCCTTGATGGGACCCTCCCTTGTATTGACCATTTTTCACCCCCTAAGTCCTTCAGCTCTGTGGTTTTACATGCTGTTTCCCATGTCCATAGTCATTTCTAAATAGTTTTCCTGAAATCATGCACTATACAACTACTTTTTTTATTCTTCACCCTCCTGTCATTCTCCTTGAGCTGCTGCTTTTCTCCTAATACTTGTATCTAATAATATTCCCATTATTTAGTTAAAGCTATccctgcctttattttatttttttcctgcctttattTTAAATGACCTAAATATATTTAGTGTGATGCTTAAGAACCATCCCTCTCAAGGTATGATAAGGACTGTGAAGAACTCTTGATAACTAGAGAGTAGTTCTGAATTGTTCCTTTATCTGAATGTCACATATACTCTTCTTAGTCTGTAGAAGTTTCATTGATATGGCTCAGTTTGCCCCCAGAAAGGTACATTCCATTGCTAGACTTCCTCTTAATGGAAGCATGGAAGCACTTTGGAAGAACCTAAAAGCTTGTATTCTTTTTACCATTTGGCCTGTAACTTAATTGgtaaagtatttattgagttgCCACTATGTATCTAGGATTGTAAGAGTACAAAAGAAGCATATAGTGGCTCCTCCTCTCATGAATCTTTATATCTGGTTGTGCAAGTATACAGTTCATAAAGATGTATTTGGTAATGTTACAAAGCTATaggggagatttttttaaattaactcttATAAACCAAAATAGTGAACATCCATAAAAAACATATCTAGATCCACTAGGTTTTCAGTAGTCTTATTTCATATAAAACTagcatttaggggcacctgggtggctcatttggttaagtgtctgcatttggctcaggtcatgatctcagggtcctggggttgagccccactgggctctgtgctcagtggggagtctgcttctctctctcccgctgcccctctcttcaactcttgctctctctctctcgtgtgctctctctccctcagataaataaatgatatcttaaaaaacaaaaccaactagCATTTAGCAAGTTATTAATTGACACTTAATTGTGTGATCAGAATTTTTACATTACCTCTAGTGCAGTGTGGttaggaacaaaataaaaagcagttcATCCTTTAAAATCAGTGGTTTTAAACTTGGAGGGTCAGTTTGCCATAAGTGTACATTCTCAGTGtggcactttttttctttctttaagcaaCCTGTCACACAATAGGCGTGTGCCAAAGATTGGCCCTTATCCAGATTATTCTTCTTCCTCATACATTGAAGACTCTATCCATCATACTGACAGCATTGTGAAGAATATTTCCTCCGAACATTCGATGTCTAGCACACCTTTGACTATAGGGGAAAAGAACCGAAATTCAATCAACTATGAACGGCAGCAAGCACAAGCTCGAATTCCCAGCCCTGAAACAAGCGTCACCAGCCTGTCCACCAACACAACCACCACAAACACCACTGGCCTCACTCCAAGCACTGGCATGACCACTATATCTGAGATACCATACTCAGATGAAACAAATCCGCATGCCACCAGTGCTTCACAGCCCATTGGGCCAACCCCTGTCTGCTTACAACTTACGGAAGAAGACTTGGAGACCAACAAGCTGGACCCAAAAGAAGTTGATAAGAACCTCAAGGAAAGTTCTGATGAGAATCTCATGGAGCATTCTCTTAAACAGTTCAGTGGGCCAGACCCACTGAGCAGCACCAGTTCTAGCTTGCTTTACCCACTCATAAAACTTGCAGTAGAAGCAACTGGACAGCAGGACTTCACACAAGCTGCAAATGGCCAGGCATGTTTAATTCCAGATGTTCCACCTGCTCAGATCTATCCTTTGCCCAAGCAACAAAACCTTCCTAAGAGACCTACTAGTTTGCCTTTAAACACCAAAAATTCAACAAAGGAGCCCCGGCTGAAATTTGGCAGCAAGCACAAATCAAACTTGAAACAAGTAGAAACTGGAGTTGCCAAGATGAATACCATCAATGCTGCAGAACCTCATGTGGTGACAGTCACCATGAATGGTGTGGCAGGTAGAAACCACACTGTTAACTCCCATACTGCCACTACCCAGTATGTTAATGGGGCAGTACCGTCTGGCCAGACAGCCAACACAGTGGCACACAGGGGCCAAGAAATGCTGCAGAATCAATTCATTAGTGAGGATACCCGACTGAATATTAATTCCAGTCCTGATGAGCATGAACCTTTACTGAGACGAGAGCAGCAGGCTGGCCATGACGAAGGTGTTCTCGATCGTCTTGTGGACAGGAGGGATCGGCCACTGGAAGGTGGCCGAACTAATTCCAATAACAACAACAGTAATCCGTGTTCAGAGCAAGATGTTCCTACACAGGGTGTTCCAAGCACAGTAGCAGATCCTGGACCACCAAAACCCAGAAAAGCACAGAGGCCTAATTCTCTGGATCTTTCAGCCACAAATGTCCTTGATGGCAGCGGTTTGCAGTGTAAGTGAAGGGATCATTTAATCTCTCCTGCTTGTCTTTTGGGACCGTTTAATTacttagataaaattaaattgtgTTTTCAACTTGCAATTACTTATTTTTACCGCTTTTGGAAACATGGTAAGCCACTTGGTTGGACTCAAAAGTAATCAGACTGTTgtaaagaagaaaagtaattttttgttGGTAGTCACTGTCACAACAGTCAGAACTTAATACCGACTTTAACACATGCCTTACATAGCTGCTGGTTCATAATGCAATTCACGTACTTGCTGTGAATGGTTGAAACTAAGTAAATACGAGTTTAAAAGCTCCAGGTAAAATGATGTCAGTAGAACTTTGAAACACTTGTTGAGTATTTTAATATCTATTATGTACATACAGATTTTATCAGACTAaccttaaatctttaaaatctggagaaaattcagaaaaaaatcattttttttttttaaactgaagttcTTGGTcttggggggattttttttttagtatcatcTAGTCCAAGAGTTACGTGTTGAGCCTCCTGCCTGCCTATGGCATCTTGCCACAGGTCCCCTAGACAGATAACTTGATACATGGTTTCTAGCTCCAAAGGGATTGTAACACAAGACAGCACACCAAAATCTTTAATAGTCATCATTATACAAGTGATTTCTCTTTTAGGCTGACAGCACTTTATGGAAAAAAAGCAGTCATGTTTTATGGTTGTTGTCAAGGACTACAAAATGGCCTAAAGGAATTTGGCTCTCAGAAATTAATCAGTAGGGggtacctagctggctcagtcagtggagcatgcaacttgATCTTGGCATATGGGTTTGAGCTCCATGTGGGcctagagtttacttaaaaaaagaaaaaaatcagtagaatCTATCCCCTTGTTTGAGTGGCTCGTATTATAGGCCAATTGATACACCCTACAGCAGGGCTCCACAGCAATAAAATGTCTTGTCAGTTGTGGGAAGAGGAAATTACTAGAAAATTAATACTATAGTATTTATATCATTCTTCTGAAAATATTATATGCCATGTACCTTTAATCTGCTTTGAACATTAAGTAGAATGATTAAATGCATTTTGCCAAGTTAGGAACACTACCAacaaggagagaatttgagaatacagctgaaaacttccaattttctcctctgtttttgcTTGCCCAATAGAATAATCCAACCAGTTATGAAAACGATTGGGCTTAAAGAGTCTCAGAATAAGTTGGTTAAGGTTTGCCTAGAAAATAATTGCCTGACATCATGAATTTCAAGTAATGTCTATTAATACCTCCTGCAGATATTAGTTTGATCTGTTCTTGAGTTACAACCCTAATTTCTTACTATTTAATAGTTtctttatatatagtttattttccTGTCCTTTTATTTTCAGTCGGTGAGTCAACACAAGATGGCAAATCAGGATCTGGTGAAAAGATTAAGAAACGTGTGAAAACTCCCTATTCTCTTAAGCGGTGGCGCCCCTCCACCTGGGTCATCTCCACTGAACCACTGGACTGTGAGGTCAACAACAATGGCAGTGACAGGGCTGTTCATTCCAAATCCAGCACTGCAGTTTACCTTGCAGAAGGAGGCACTGCCACAACCATGGTCTCTAAAGATATAGGAATGAACTGTCTGTGAAATATTTTCAAGCCTATGGagtgaaattattttttgcaTCATTTAAACGTGCAgaagaccttttaaaaaaaactgctttaTCTTCCTGTCAGTACCCTCTCCCACCCTGCAGCAGGACTTGCTTTAAATAGATTTCAGCTATGCAGAAAAATTTAGCTTATGcttccatattttttaattttgtttttttaagttttgcacTTTTGTTTAGTCTCATTAAAGTTATATTTGTCTGTTATGACCACagaattatatgtgtgtgtatcaaaagtggtctcaaaatatttttttaagaaaaaaagcaaaaacaatgtaTTGCTGATAATCAGTTTGGACCAGTTTCTAAAGGTCATTAAAGCAGAAGCAAATTAAGACAGGTTTGACTGCAGTGGTGTCTGATATCCATGTTTTATTTCTGGGCACAAGCTAGTTTATATGTTGAACTGTTCCTGAACATATTATctgttggacattcttttctcttgtgttttgttGAACGTGCAATAGTCTATAGTCCACAAATAAGCTTTCTTGTAAGCTCTCTTCCTAACAGAGCACACATTCTTCCatagtaaatacatttttctgcCCCAATCCCCATACTTTTGGCAGGTCAGTTCTATGGCAGTGATTTTTGCTCAAGAGAGAGCAGCTACCtgatttcttgctttctttctccttatgGAGAATGCAGAAACATTGTCTCAAAGGGCTCTAAAAAAGGAACTACCAAAACCTAACTTGAAATGCCATTTCTTTTAACCTTCCAAGTCCTAAATGTTTCTTTCCAGGCATTTTAATAAACGTATTTGGTTCTGGTTTTTGGAAGTTCATAAGAGAGCATAGAACAAAGTAAACGAAGTCAAATATtagcctttcttccttttattttatttttatatgtatgttcatgatccatattcatttatttaagaagcACATTTTTATCGGAAAACTTATAGAGCTATACTTATAAGGAATTTTTAAGTAGGTAGATGGTTAAGAATATATAGTGTAATAGCCTTCATTCTCTGAATAGGCCATCTTTGActcaaataaaattacatttcctatttaaaataacttcaaaagTAATTCATAGTTTTGAACCAGTAGTAACTTTTTATTCTCTTCCCTGCAATGCCTGGTGACTTTATCTGAAAATGAGTCCTCTTCCCATGACCTAAAACACTGTGTGGAAAAATCATTCATCTGGCATGCCAAATCCCTGTGGAAGGAAAGATTGCTGCCAAACCTATCATTTTTGAGCAGACTGAGGCTTACCTCtcttttttcaaaactgtttcttCACTAACCCCATTTTCATAATTTGTCTTTTTGCCAGCTTTTCATATGATCTTTGATATATGAGCagcatttattatttacattatatTAGAATATACCTTTTAGTGATAACACATTAAGTATCCTTCAAgtcatattgtttttttaaaagcttcctttgcttctttccttACTGATAGTTATCTCTAAACAACAACCTcagcatgtttttttaaaataaagcacttTATGTCAAATAAGGGACTTTTTTTATAAGCACAAATTATTTTCTATCAATTTGCAAACAGTGATGTTCTCACTtaatttttccagattgtcagagTACTTAATGGATGTTATTTAACTAAGTTCTAAGATTTCTCTGAAAGATTAAAAGctaagagaaaaacacaaatgcCCATATTCTTGCTTTTAGGTTTTTATCTCCTGAACAATGTTTTCTCACTTGTATTCCTCTATCTTCATCATTTAGCTAAAGGTAACATAAGTTTCCCAATTTGCTGTCCAAGATATTTATAATTTACTATATAAGGCTTCTGTTTTTTGTCATCTATTATAATCCTATGAGTTAGATGTTATAACACTTCACATTTATGCTGATAGATGGCTGAACACAGTTTTGAATTTTTAGaattaagatgatttttttaGTGCCCAGGATATCCACCTTTTGTGTCTTACTGGCCCTTCTCTTGATTCAGATACTTAACATTTTTCAGTCTTCttgcataattatttttctatctatGTAACAAATTATTTATATCTTTCTCACCAAATTTTCACTTAGTTCTCTTGCCTTTAAATGTCTTTAAGCTGCATTGCtgcatttcattattttcaaaCACGTGTAGGATATCTTTGAATCAAAGTAAATTACATTCCTTCTCCAATTGAGGCTAAATGACCATTTGAGATCTAACTGATCGTTTCCTGACGGAAGTTATCCTACCTTACTTTGTATCGAGGCTACTTGGTTGTAATTTttccagcatctttttttttttgatgtttaatattaaaatgctttcaagaatttatataccaaaataaaagaaTCCTTTTAAGTTTCCCATTTCATGCAAGcatgtttaaaacaaataattttctttccctgGTTTTTTTAGTAGATCCTTAAAAAATAGGAAGAGTAAAAATTGTACATCAGACCAATTTAGAATCTGTAATATACAAGCAagcaaaattacttaaaatatttgctaACATCTAATAATGTTTCTTAAAGCGAATATTTAACTGCTGTTACAATATTTTGCATGTAGAAAAGCATTTGGATCCTTTAAATAAAGGCCATTTAgtgaaaaaatactaaaattcacTTTGCTAGTGTTACAACCTTAAAAGCATCATAATAGGTAATCAAATCCTAATATTAATTCCCTGAACTATCCTAACTGTATGTCAGAACTAGATCATTTAAAGAACTTGATTTGAATTGGGTTTagacaaaaattatttaatcattatTCCTAACAATGTTCCCcctttttaaattcataatttggggaaaaagaaaccaATATCAGTGTAAAATGTTATGAAAGGGCACAGGATTTGAATAACAGTAACTGACGATTTGTTATATACTGTATGCTGGGATATACATTCACAACTCTTCTAATCCTCATAGCAACTATTTAAAGATCATAGTTAATATTTCCACTTTACAGattgaggaaattgaagcaaagAAAAGCTAAGTCATTTGCCCAAGTTCCATATCCTAGTAATAGAGAAAGCTAGATTTTAACTTGGGTTTGCCTCTCCACATCTCTCTCATCCACACCACACTGCCTACACACTCTATGACAGGATGTGTGATATAGTGACATTTTGTAAGAAATTCAGTCATTACACTCCAGCACAAATGTGGCTTGTATATAGGCCAAACCAGATACCTTAATCACTTTCAAAGTTAGACGAACGTAAGACATGTTGGCATGTCTATGCTGGCTGTTGCTTGAGAAATAATTACTAATTCAAGATGAAATTCAATCCCACATCTGCCATCATGAATCCTaaaatcatttctcttctctttactCCTAATATTCTTGCATTGTAGAACTAAAGGTAAAGTAAATTTTAAGGGAAAAGTGAAGGTGGCTTAtgagaacaaatatttttccctAAATTGATGCCATACTTGACTTGGAGGAATTAATTTAACATGGCTTTTAAGTCTCACCAATCCTTTGACTCCATCTTGAAAATTTCTGCTTGTAATGACTTAGAGAAGATTTTGCTAATCCAAAGAGCtaattgaggaagacatagaAAGGATACAAAGGTATCTTTTTTTACAAAGCAGTTTCGATAGCTTCCTTACACGTACCCACTTACTGCAGAAAATGTACATTGGTTCTGAATgtgaaaataattaaagaaaggtAGGAGCACTCAAGTAAGTATGTGTTTCAGTGGGAATTGTCACAAAATTTGGcaagtgtttttatttaaaatattttcaagtttggCATCTAAAGCCAAATAGAGTACCTGGTAGGCCACAGCTATTTGCTGAACTTTCCATCCTCAAAGTCATTTAAAATGGAAgaatacttaaataatttttcttgtttctttttttaatatttatggaaATGAATATTTCATTGGAGGTAGTTAGCTCCTAGAACTTGAGATTACATTGTATTCCTGAACAGCCTTCTATAAATTTATGTTGAACTTAATACCAGTTATGTGCAGGTCATTATGTAACTATTCATAGATTGCTTTATATATTACTTTATCTTCCAAGCTAACTTATTAGAAATTGTACACACAGTTGATTATCTAGACCTGTGTAAcactcccacacacaccccaggagTTTTTTTCAGACTGAGATGTTTCTAAATATACCTTTTGCTGTCAGTTCCCTCTTCAGCagataaaattgcattttaatttgtaGTTTCTGAACTATGCAAATGTTAGCCAAAACTACCTTGCATGATCCactcttaaatatatttcttgaCTTAGTAAATCTGGCAAATCACTGTTTGAGCTAGTTACACAAATGTTATTATCAAAAGAAGGCTTTTCTATAGCTTCTCAGATTAAACTagtatagaagaaaagaaatctcagGGTGCTCTGGTGCACCTACCCATTACTTTCCTTCAACTGCCTTTTAGTTTGTGTCTGACTTGCTGTATCCCTTGGTTATCTGAGTTGCAATCTTCTGTGTCAGGAAAGTTTTCTTCATGTCTATTCTGCTTccctcctgttttattttatgtgcATTTGTCTCCtccagcagttaaaaaaaaaaaagaacagttggcCATCTTCTCCagtattgttatttttcattatgcTTCAGGCTTCTCAATTAACATCTAAGTCTCAGTTCTTCAGACAAAACTGCTTTGGTTCCCTTAGCATTTCCTTCTCAGCCctattttaataactatttatACTTAAGAAcacctaaaattatattttattttacattatattcGAATTCATTACTCCCATTTAAGTAATAGTTCAGTAGGATAGAATTGAGAATTTGAGATGTAGTAACATCTGAATTGTTTGACAATGGATCCAACCATCAGATTGTCAGAAAATCAGCACTTAATTTGAGTTTTGTATTATCTAACATTTCCTACTAAATTgtggagttttataattttatattctcattAGTTCTAACTAAAAAGCCATGCATACAGAATTGTATATAATTTTGCCATTAAAACTTTTAACCTATATTGCAGCAAGCTTAGCATTATAATTGAGCCACAACATTTTACACTTTTCCTTGTAtcaaatattaaacaaaatgcaAGATTACCTTTCAAAAACCTTATAATAATCAGGTATTATCTATGGACATTTTTGCAGACCACTTTTGAAATACTTATTATTTTGCAACATAGACTGGACTATAACGACTTTCATTTAACTTTTAAGTGGCTGATTAAAGTTGAGTGTTTGTGcatataaaaaaaatccaggatTTTATCTCATGGCTGATACATTTGAAAGTAAGTAATTCAGAAGATTTAATGCTGTATATTAGAATTATACCCCAAATAAATCTATCGTATTTTGAAAATTCCAATTCTGTTATTATGTGATGTTCATAGTTTTACTATTAATTGTAGTGACATTCATTTTTTTGAACTTACTTTGCAACCCAGATT from Neovison vison isolate M4711 chromosome 3, ASM_NN_V1, whole genome shotgun sequence encodes the following:
- the BMPR2 gene encoding bone morphogenetic protein receptor type-2; translated protein: MTSSLQRPRRAPSLLWTVLLVSTAAASQNQERLCAFKDPYQQDLGIGESRISHENGTILCSKGSTCYGLWEKSKGDINLVKQGCWSHIGDPQECHYEECVVTTTPPSIQNGTYRFCCCSTDLCNVNFTENFPPPDTTPLSPPHSFNRDETIIIALASVSVLAVLIVALCFGYRMLTGDRKQGLHSMNMMEAAASEPSLDLDNLKLLELIGRGRYGAVYKGSLDERPVAVKVFSFANRQNFINEKNIYRVPLMEHDNIARFIVGDERVTADGRMEYLLVMEYYPNGSLCKYLSLHTSDWVSSCRLAHSVTRGLAYLHTELPRGDHYKPAISHRDLNSRNVLVKNDGTCVISDFGLSMRLTGNRLVRPGEEDNAAISEVGTIRYMAPEVLEGAVNLRDCESALKQVDMYALGLIYWEIFMRCTDLFPGESVPEYQMAFQTEVGNHPTFEDMQVLVSREKQRPKFPEAWKENSLAVRSLKETIEDCWDQDAEARLTAQCAEERMAELMMIWERNKSVSPTVNPMSTAMQNERNLSHNRRVPKIGPYPDYSSSSYIEDSIHHTDSIVKNISSEHSMSSTPLTIGEKNRNSINYERQQAQARIPSPETSVTSLSTNTTTTNTTGLTPSTGMTTISEIPYSDETNPHATSASQPIGPTPVCLQLTEEDLETNKLDPKEVDKNLKESSDENLMEHSLKQFSGPDPLSSTSSSLLYPLIKLAVEATGQQDFTQAANGQACLIPDVPPAQIYPLPKQQNLPKRPTSLPLNTKNSTKEPRLKFGSKHKSNLKQVETGVAKMNTINAAEPHVVTVTMNGVAGRNHTVNSHTATTQYVNGAVPSGQTANTVAHRGQEMLQNQFISEDTRLNINSSPDEHEPLLRREQQAGHDEGVLDRLVDRRDRPLEGGRTNSNNNNSNPCSEQDVPTQGVPSTVADPGPPKPRKAQRPNSLDLSATNVLDGSGLQFGESTQDGKSGSGEKIKKRVKTPYSLKRWRPSTWVISTEPLDCEVNNNGSDRAVHSKSSTAVYLAEGGTATTMVSKDIGMNCL